The following proteins come from a genomic window of Bartonella apihabitans:
- a CDS encoding complex I NDUFA9 subunit family protein, which translates to MTLSTELYQYPKLITVFGGSGFVGRHVVETLTKRGYRVRIAVRRPEVAYYMLQIGEVGQTQMMKTNVRNRESVARALIDADAAVFLPGLLYSQGKNNYKNVQVEGAKNVAELAASAGIPLIHMSALNADINSNLSYPKTKALGEQAVQKAHKGAIIMRPSVIFGQEDSFFNKLADMSRFTWMLPMFGGGETKLQPVYVGDIANFVVAAIEGHIPAGKVYELGGKEVITYRHAIEEMLKVIMRKKALVSVPFGIGSLIGGIFGLLGKIPMIPTVTTSEQIKMLKKDCIVSEEAKLEGRTLEGVGIKPRAMEAVLPSYLWRFRPHGQFAKNTKNYKKDIKI; encoded by the coding sequence ATGACGCTCAGTACCGAACTTTATCAATACCCGAAACTCATTACCGTGTTTGGTGGTTCAGGTTTTGTCGGTCGCCATGTGGTCGAAACATTGACAAAACGTGGCTATCGGGTTCGCATCGCTGTGCGTCGGCCGGAAGTTGCCTATTATATGTTGCAAATTGGTGAAGTTGGTCAAACCCAAATGATGAAGACCAATGTGCGTAACCGTGAATCTGTTGCGCGTGCGCTGATTGACGCCGATGCGGCTGTGTTTCTGCCCGGCCTTCTTTATTCGCAAGGCAAAAACAATTATAAAAATGTGCAAGTTGAAGGTGCAAAAAATGTTGCCGAACTTGCAGCAAGTGCCGGTATTCCTCTCATTCATATGTCGGCCTTGAATGCCGATATCAATTCCAACCTTTCCTACCCGAAAACCAAAGCGCTTGGCGAACAGGCCGTTCAAAAAGCCCATAAAGGTGCCATTATCATGCGGCCCTCGGTGATTTTCGGTCAGGAAGATTCTTTCTTCAACAAACTCGCCGATATGTCGCGCTTCACATGGATGTTGCCAATGTTTGGCGGTGGCGAGACAAAACTACAACCGGTTTATGTGGGCGATATTGCCAATTTCGTTGTTGCGGCAATTGAAGGACATATTCCGGCAGGCAAGGTTTATGAACTGGGTGGCAAAGAAGTCATAACCTATCGGCATGCTATTGAAGAAATGCTCAAAGTTATCATGCGGAAAAAAGCTCTGGTTTCCGTGCCCTTCGGAATTGGGAGCCTTATCGGCGGAATTTTCGGACTCCTTGGAAAAATTCCGATGATTCCGACGGTGACAACATCCGAGCAAATCAAAATGCTCAAAAAAGACTGCATTGTTTCGGAAGAAGCAAAGCTTGAAGGGCGGACATTGGAAGGCGTCGGCATTAAGCCAAGAGCAATGGAAGCTGTTTTGCCTTCCTATTTGTGGCGTTTCCGTCCCCATGGGCAATTTGCCAAGAATACGAAGAATTACAAAAAAGATATAAAAATCTGA
- a CDS encoding folylpolyglutamate synthase/dihydrofolate synthase family protein — MTENRVDTLINSLLKRYPKGFDLSLDRISRLLENLGNPHLKLPPIIHIAGTNGKGSAAATCRALLESAGYSVHVHTSPHLVHWNERYRLGKKGGGKFVDDNTLADAIERVTKANHDEPITVFELLTAVAFLLFSEHPADAVILEVGLGGRFDATNVIKKPAVSLIMPISLDHVALLGNTVEKIAFEKGGIIKEGVPLVIGKQESDGAIDVLTSIAQKRHAPFVIYGQDFEAYNDHGHMVFQNEEGLKELPLPSLRGDHQISNAASAIEAVLHAGFKLTDQDIAKAMQNIVWPARMQRIKSGKLIDSLPKTMTVFLDGGHNPAGAKVIAQEIRHWKEKGVGPVTMVAGMINTKDSFHYFKELSGLIDKVYTVPVLSSDSGVAPHELAKVVRSAGLKAETTASLEDAFQKISGLTPQRTILVAGSLYMAGDFLKKNGTPPE; from the coding sequence ATGACCGAGAATCGGGTAGATACGCTTATCAATAGCCTTCTCAAGCGCTATCCGAAAGGGTTTGACCTTTCGCTCGACCGTATCTCGCGGCTTTTGGAAAATCTTGGCAATCCGCATTTGAAATTGCCGCCGATTATCCATATTGCGGGCACCAATGGAAAAGGGTCAGCGGCGGCGACTTGCCGTGCACTTCTTGAAAGTGCCGGATATAGCGTTCATGTCCATACATCTCCCCATCTTGTTCATTGGAATGAACGCTACCGGTTGGGTAAAAAAGGTGGTGGCAAATTTGTAGATGATAACACTCTTGCCGATGCAATAGAGCGGGTAACAAAAGCCAATCATGATGAACCGATTACGGTTTTCGAATTGTTGACGGCTGTTGCCTTTCTGCTTTTTTCCGAACATCCGGCAGATGCCGTTATACTTGAAGTGGGGCTGGGTGGGCGTTTCGACGCAACCAACGTCATTAAAAAGCCGGCTGTTTCTCTTATTATGCCGATATCGCTCGATCATGTTGCTTTGCTCGGCAATACAGTTGAAAAAATCGCTTTCGAAAAAGGCGGCATTATCAAGGAAGGCGTCCCGCTTGTTATCGGCAAGCAGGAAAGCGATGGTGCAATCGACGTTTTGACAAGCATTGCGCAAAAACGCCATGCTCCTTTCGTCATTTATGGTCAGGATTTTGAGGCCTATAATGACCATGGGCATATGGTTTTCCAAAATGAAGAGGGGCTTAAAGAACTTCCGCTTCCCTCGCTTCGCGGGGACCATCAAATCAGCAATGCAGCGAGCGCCATTGAAGCTGTCCTCCATGCCGGTTTCAAATTGACCGATCAGGATATTGCCAAAGCCATGCAAAATATTGTCTGGCCCGCGCGAATGCAACGCATCAAAAGCGGCAAACTGATTGATTCCTTGCCAAAAACGATGACAGTTTTTCTTGATGGCGGGCATAATCCGGCAGGTGCGAAAGTCATTGCACAAGAAATCCGGCATTGGAAAGAAAAAGGAGTGGGACCGGTGACAATGGTTGCCGGTATGATCAATACAAAAGATTCCTTCCACTATTTCAAAGAACTGAGCGGTCTTATCGACAAAGTTTACACTGTACCGGTCTTGTCGAGTGATAGTGGTGTAGCGCCTCACGAATTGGCTAAAGTTGTCCGATCAGCCGGTTTGAAAGCTGAAACCACCGCATCTCTTGAAGATGCTTTCCAAAAAATTTCCGGTCTCACACCTCAAAGAACCATTCTTGTTGCGGGTTCACTTTATATGGCCGGTGACTTTTTGAAGAAAAATGGGACACCACCGGAATAA
- the accD gene encoding acetyl-CoA carboxylase, carboxyltransferase subunit beta, with protein sequence MNWITNYVRPKINSMFGRREMPENLWVKDPASGEMVFHKDLEKNQYVVPNSGYHMRMPAKARLESFFDDGAYELLENPKVVIDPLKFRDEKRYIDRLKDYRSKLGVDDDIMNARGTIEGLPIIATVQDFAFMGGSLGMAAGEAIIKAFETAIQEKRPLVLFVASGGARMQEGTLSLMQMPRTTVAVEMMKDAKLPYIVVLTNPTTGGVTASYAMLGDVHIAEPGAMIGFAGPRVIEQTIREKLPEGFQSAEYLLKHGMVDMVVSRLELKSTIAKLLRLMMKLPAPEQHSGKHHSSKAA encoded by the coding sequence ATGAACTGGATTACCAATTATGTTCGTCCGAAGATCAACTCGATGTTTGGTCGTCGTGAGATGCCAGAAAATTTATGGGTCAAAGACCCTGCCAGCGGTGAAATGGTATTTCACAAAGATCTGGAAAAAAACCAATATGTCGTTCCGAATTCGGGCTACCATATGCGCATGCCTGCAAAAGCCCGTCTGGAAAGCTTTTTCGACGATGGCGCCTATGAACTTTTGGAAAATCCGAAAGTTGTCATTGACCCGCTGAAATTCCGCGATGAAAAGCGCTATATTGACCGTTTGAAAGATTATCGTTCGAAACTCGGTGTTGACGACGATATTATGAATGCACGTGGTACTATTGAAGGCCTTCCTATTATAGCGACCGTGCAGGATTTCGCCTTTATGGGTGGCTCGCTTGGTATGGCGGCAGGTGAGGCCATTATCAAGGCTTTCGAAACAGCCATTCAGGAAAAACGGCCTTTGGTGCTGTTTGTAGCTTCTGGCGGTGCCCGTATGCAGGAAGGCACACTTTCTCTCATGCAGATGCCGCGCACGACTGTTGCGGTCGAGATGATGAAGGATGCAAAACTTCCTTATATCGTGGTTCTGACCAATCCGACGACAGGTGGTGTTACCGCTTCTTATGCCATGCTGGGTGATGTTCATATCGCAGAACCCGGTGCGATGATCGGTTTTGCCGGTCCCCGCGTGATCGAACAAACCATTCGCGAAAAGCTGCCGGAAGGTTTCCAGAGCGCCGAATATCTCCTCAAACATGGTATGGTTGATATGGTCGTGTCACGACTTGAATTGAAATCGACCATTGCAAAGCTTTTGCGCTTGATGATGAAATTGCCGGCACCCGAACAGCATTCGGGCAAACATCACAGTAGTAAAGCTGCTTGA
- the trpA gene encoding tryptophan synthase subunit alpha, producing MTTRIKETFQKAKNNNRPALVTYMMAGDPDFDTSLEIMKALPKAGSDIIELGMPFSDPMADGPTIQAAGIRALKAGQTLNKTLKLVSEFRKTDQTTPIVLMGYYNPIYVHGVDQFLVDAKKADIDGLIVVDLPPEMDNELCLPAVKAGINFIRLATPTTDDKRLPKVLENTSGFVYYVSMTGITGQALPDTDIVAKAVENIKKHTSLPIAVGFGIKTGEQAAKIGRAADGVVVGSAIVNAIASTLDENGHPKGDAAKAASDLVKQLSAGVLQARKG from the coding sequence ATGACAACACGTATCAAAGAAACATTTCAAAAAGCCAAGAATAACAATCGTCCGGCTCTCGTGACCTACATGATGGCGGGTGATCCGGATTTTGACACCTCACTTGAAATTATGAAAGCACTTCCGAAAGCCGGTAGCGATATTATCGAGCTTGGAATGCCCTTTTCCGACCCGATGGCGGATGGTCCGACGATTCAGGCTGCGGGTATCCGCGCTTTGAAAGCCGGACAGACACTCAATAAAACTTTAAAACTCGTTAGTGAATTCCGCAAAACCGACCAGACCACGCCAATTGTGTTGATGGGATATTATAATCCGATCTATGTTCATGGGGTGGATCAATTTTTGGTCGACGCCAAAAAAGCCGATATTGACGGTTTGATTGTTGTTGATTTGCCGCCGGAAATGGATAACGAACTTTGCTTGCCTGCCGTCAAAGCGGGTATCAATTTCATTCGTCTGGCAACGCCGACAACCGATGATAAACGGCTGCCAAAAGTACTGGAAAACACCTCCGGTTTTGTCTATTATGTCTCGATGACAGGCATTACCGGCCAAGCCTTGCCCGACACCGATATTGTAGCGAAAGCGGTGGAAAATATTAAAAAACACACGTCTTTACCGATTGCTGTCGGTTTCGGTATCAAAACCGGAGAACAGGCAGCAAAAATTGGTCGCGCTGCTGATGGTGTTGTGGTTGGAAGTGCGATTGTCAATGCCATTGCTTCTACTCTTGATGAAAATGGCCACCCGAAAGGTGATGCGGCAAAAGCGGCAAGTGACCTTGTAAAGCAATTGAGTGCAGGTGTATTGCAAGCCAGAAAAGGCTGA
- the trpB gene encoding tryptophan synthase subunit beta, protein MFGIYGGRFVAETLMPLILELEKAYNEAKDDPAFNIELKNLSTNYAGRPSKLYYAERLSKHLGGAKIYLKREDLNHTGSHKINNCLGQILLARRMGKTRIIAETGAGQHGVAAATVCARFGLPCVVYMGSTDVERQKPNVFRMELLGAKVNAVKAGNGTLKDAMNEALRDWVSNVRDTYYLIGTAAGPHPYPEMVRDFQSVIGKEAREQILEREGRLPDLLIAAVGGGSNSIGLFYPFLDDKTVRIIGVEAGGRGLKGNEHCASMTAGSPGVLHGNRTYLIQNDDGQILEGHSISAGLDYPGVGQEHSWLKDKGRVEYVPILDTEALEAFQLLTRLEGIIPALESSHAVAQAVKEAPKMDKEQIIIVNLSGRGDKDVHTVGTLLGMNM, encoded by the coding sequence ATGTTCGGTATATATGGCGGGCGTTTTGTTGCCGAAACCTTGATGCCGCTTATTCTGGAATTGGAGAAAGCATATAACGAAGCCAAGGATGACCCGGCTTTCAATATCGAACTGAAAAATCTTTCCACCAATTATGCAGGTCGTCCATCGAAACTTTATTATGCCGAGCGTTTGAGCAAGCATCTTGGCGGTGCGAAAATCTATTTGAAACGGGAAGATCTGAACCACACCGGCAGCCACAAAATCAACAATTGTCTGGGACAAATTCTGCTTGCGCGCCGCATGGGCAAAACCCGTATCATTGCCGAAACCGGTGCCGGACAACACGGTGTTGCAGCAGCTACCGTATGCGCGCGCTTTGGCCTGCCTTGTGTTGTCTATATGGGATCGACCGATGTCGAACGGCAAAAACCCAATGTTTTCCGCATGGAACTTCTGGGCGCCAAGGTCAATGCAGTCAAAGCCGGTAACGGCACCTTGAAAGACGCCATGAATGAAGCTTTGCGCGATTGGGTAAGCAATGTCCGCGATACCTATTATCTTATCGGTACTGCTGCAGGCCCGCACCCCTATCCGGAAATGGTTCGCGATTTTCAATCTGTCATTGGCAAAGAAGCAAGAGAGCAAATCCTCGAGCGCGAAGGTCGCCTTCCCGATCTGCTGATTGCTGCCGTTGGCGGTGGTTCGAATTCGATTGGCCTCTTCTACCCCTTCCTTGACGATAAAACTGTCAGAATCATCGGCGTTGAAGCAGGTGGCCGTGGTCTGAAAGGCAACGAGCACTGCGCTTCTATGACGGCCGGAAGCCCAGGGGTTTTACACGGCAATCGTACTTATCTTATCCAGAATGATGACGGCCAGATTCTTGAAGGCCATTCGATTTCGGCAGGTCTTGATTATCCGGGGGTTGGGCAGGAACATTCATGGCTTAAAGACAAAGGCCGCGTTGAATATGTGCCGATTCTTGACACAGAAGCATTGGAAGCCTTCCAGCTTTTGACGCGCCTTGAAGGCATTATACCGGCGCTCGAATCTTCACACGCGGTTGCTCAAGCCGTTAAAGAAGCGCCGAAGATGGATAAAGAACAGATTATCATTGTCAATCTTTCCGGCCGTGGTGACAAGGATGTGCACACTGTCGGAACACTTCTTGGCATGAATATGTGA
- a CDS encoding phosphoribosylanthranilate isomerase, whose amino-acid sequence MKPLIKICGLKTPEAINAAIDNGAHYIGFIFFAKSPRHLSIEEAEQLRPLVKKPVKLVAVTVDADDDLLSNIVAHVKPDILQLHGHESPERVKQLARTFGLPVIKAFSIREQSDFDQVSAYRGIADMFLFDAKAPKGSQLPGGNGVSFDWSLLKSLDEDRQTVLSGGLNAQNVEEAIRIAAPDILDVSSGVESAPGVKDTKLIEGFFDSVKKAVKN is encoded by the coding sequence ATGAAGCCTCTTATAAAAATATGCGGGTTGAAAACACCTGAAGCAATAAACGCTGCCATCGACAACGGTGCGCATTATATCGGCTTTATCTTTTTTGCCAAAAGCCCGCGTCATCTTTCAATTGAAGAGGCAGAGCAATTGCGTCCGCTTGTCAAAAAGCCGGTCAAGCTTGTTGCTGTTACTGTCGATGCTGATGATGACTTGCTTTCAAACATTGTTGCTCATGTCAAACCGGATATTCTTCAGCTTCATGGCCATGAATCACCCGAACGCGTGAAACAGCTTGCCAGAACTTTTGGCTTGCCGGTTATCAAAGCTTTTTCCATCCGTGAGCAATCGGATTTCGATCAGGTTTCTGCCTATCGTGGTATAGCCGATATGTTTTTGTTTGATGCCAAAGCTCCAAAAGGCTCACAATTGCCGGGAGGGAATGGCGTGTCTTTTGACTGGTCGCTGTTAAAGTCGCTTGACGAAGATAGGCAAACCGTGCTTTCCGGTGGATTGAATGCGCAAAATGTGGAAGAAGCGATAAGGATTGCCGCTCCCGACATTCTTGATGTTTCAAGTGGCGTTGAAAGTGCCCCCGGTGTTAAGGACACAAAATTGATTGAAGGTTTTTTTGATTCTGTCAAAAAAGCCGTTAAAAATTAA
- a CDS encoding sulfate transporter family protein encodes MIFDAAYRAFSRLFTPPFRSMLWKALSATLLLLAILWFCLRELFLYYVWPFLEQYMPDFPDWAGWLGFVAVIVFSVGLALLMALLIAPITSLIGGYFMDDAAEIIEKTDYPDDPLGVAMPLGRSLVISLKFLALSIVGNIIALILYFFPGVNLVAFYVINGYLLGREYFEFAACRHRTEPDSRRFYKQNAIYVFCGGVIIALFVSVPVLNLLTPLFAAAMMTYLHKSLSKKNQSITR; translated from the coding sequence ATGATTTTTGACGCAGCCTATCGCGCTTTCTCGCGCCTATTTACCCCGCCTTTCCGTTCCATGCTTTGGAAAGCATTGAGCGCAACATTGCTTTTATTGGCAATTTTATGGTTCTGCTTGCGCGAATTATTCCTTTATTATGTTTGGCCATTCCTGGAACAATATATGCCCGATTTTCCCGACTGGGCGGGCTGGCTCGGATTTGTTGCCGTCATTGTCTTTTCGGTGGGGCTCGCTCTGCTTATGGCACTCTTGATTGCCCCGATTACATCACTGATCGGTGGTTATTTTATGGATGATGCGGCCGAAATTATCGAAAAAACAGATTATCCTGACGATCCGCTGGGCGTTGCAATGCCGCTTGGCCGTTCGCTTGTCATCTCGCTGAAATTTCTGGCTTTGAGCATTGTCGGTAATATCATTGCGCTGATTCTCTATTTCTTCCCCGGCGTCAATCTCGTCGCTTTCTATGTGATCAATGGCTATCTTCTTGGCCGCGAATATTTCGAATTTGCCGCCTGCCGACACCGCACAGAGCCTGACTCCCGCCGATTCTATAAACAGAATGCGATTTATGTATTTTGTGGCGGTGTTATCATTGCACTTTTTGTTTCTGTGCCGGTGCTGAACTTGCTGACGCCGCTTTTTGCTGCGGCAATGATGACCTATCTCCACAAAAGCCTGTCTAAAAAAAATCAGTCAATAACGAGATAG
- a CDS encoding adenosine kinase has product MAHYDVLAIGNAIVDVIARTDEDFLVNNGIIKGAMNLIDAKRAELLYSRMGQAVETSGGSASNTAAALANLGGKAAFMGKVAADHLGQVFAHDLRGQGVVYDTRPLEGRAPTARCMIFNTPDGERFMNTYLGACVEFGPEDVEATKVANSKVIYFEGYLWNPPRAKQAMRLAAKIAHENGKQMAITLSDSFCVDRYRNEFLELIRTGTVDIVFSNESELLSLYETSSFDMAITAIRNDVRGFACVTRNAKGSIITSRQETFTAGIYPVERVVDQTGAGDVYAAGFLYGYTNDMSFVDSARLGALCASAIIQQTGPRAQFSLRDVATQAGLIQAG; this is encoded by the coding sequence ATGGCACACTATGATGTTTTGGCAATCGGCAATGCAATTGTCGACGTGATTGCCCGTACGGACGAAGATTTTCTGGTCAATAACGGTATCATCAAAGGGGCAATGAATTTGATTGATGCAAAACGTGCCGAACTTCTCTATTCGCGTATGGGGCAGGCGGTCGAAACATCGGGCGGCAGTGCAAGCAATACCGCCGCCGCACTTGCAAATCTCGGTGGAAAGGCTGCTTTTATGGGTAAAGTTGCAGCCGATCATTTGGGGCAGGTTTTTGCCCATGATCTTCGTGGCCAAGGTGTTGTTTATGATACGCGGCCTCTGGAGGGTCGTGCGCCGACTGCCCGTTGCATGATTTTCAATACACCCGACGGCGAACGGTTCATGAATACTTATCTTGGAGCTTGTGTCGAATTCGGACCGGAAGATGTCGAAGCAACGAAAGTTGCCAATTCCAAAGTGATTTATTTTGAAGGTTATCTGTGGAACCCGCCGCGCGCAAAACAGGCTATGCGATTGGCTGCAAAAATAGCCCATGAAAATGGAAAACAGATGGCAATTACTCTTTCTGATTCCTTCTGTGTAGATCGTTATCGGAACGAATTTCTCGAACTGATCCGCACAGGCACGGTCGATATTGTGTTTTCAAACGAATCGGAACTGCTTTCACTTTATGAAACTTCATCGTTCGATATGGCCATTACCGCTATTCGTAATGACGTTCGCGGCTTTGCCTGCGTCACACGCAATGCCAAAGGCTCCATCATTACATCGCGGCAAGAAACATTCACGGCCGGTATCTATCCGGTTGAACGGGTTGTCGACCAGACCGGAGCCGGTGATGTTTATGCGGCCGGTTTCCTCTACGGCTATACCAATGATATGTCGTTTGTAGATAGTGCACGGCTTGGCGCTCTGTGTGCCAGTGCCATTATTCAGCAAACCGGACCACGTGCACAGTTTTCGTTAAGAGATGTCGCAACGCAAGCGGGGCTTATCCAGGCCGGATAA
- a CDS encoding serine hydrolase, whose amino-acid sequence MKTKLFGLSVILAGLSLFPNAYANSPCGVPELTECPTPVDAKLPDVKNMLKWNMEDRMIGFRNDYRAYPGDVFKHATPRPLMRQIRDMSSVSYTVDGHSYNLQEYVARNKIAGLMVIKNGVVVLEFYGRGNTPQTLWTSRSVGKSVVSTLVGVALKEGKIKSLDDKVVRYNPDVKGTVWANVTIRELLQHTSGVKWDENYEDDNSDFAKLTQCEALDNAYSCVHDLVINKKRVKYAAPGKVWSYSSGGAWLLGDTLEKAVKMPLAQYLQEKIWKPYGMVSDGVWHSYQKGKHDTGAHGFNATLEDWGKFGQFVLYNGFLPEVKTILPDHWVVNARTWNKATNSVTENHPEGSYGFEWWNNAVPQSAENVSPKLGLSSSETMWGLGIYGQMLVVNQQENMVFVQWSTWEKAEPSFSAEPLEASLMFNAISNSLNQ is encoded by the coding sequence ATGAAAACGAAATTATTTGGATTAAGCGTCATATTGGCGGGGCTTAGTTTATTTCCGAATGCTTATGCGAACTCCCCTTGCGGAGTGCCGGAACTTACAGAATGTCCAACACCGGTGGATGCAAAACTGCCAGATGTGAAAAACATGTTGAAATGGAACATGGAAGACCGGATGATCGGCTTTCGCAATGATTATCGCGCTTATCCCGGTGATGTCTTCAAACACGCGACCCCTCGTCCATTGATGCGACAAATTCGTGATATGTCGAGTGTTTCTTACACCGTTGACGGCCATTCCTATAATCTTCAGGAATATGTAGCGCGCAACAAGATCGCCGGATTAATGGTGATAAAAAATGGCGTTGTGGTGTTGGAATTTTACGGCCGCGGCAATACCCCCCAAACTTTGTGGACATCCCGATCTGTCGGTAAATCCGTTGTTTCAACCCTTGTCGGCGTAGCTCTCAAAGAAGGAAAGATCAAATCCCTTGATGATAAGGTCGTTCGCTATAATCCCGACGTTAAAGGTACCGTGTGGGCAAATGTTACCATAAGAGAATTGTTGCAACATACATCCGGTGTCAAATGGGATGAAAACTATGAAGATGATAATTCCGATTTCGCCAAACTTACCCAATGTGAAGCTTTGGACAATGCCTATTCTTGCGTCCATGACCTTGTGATCAACAAAAAACGCGTGAAATACGCAGCTCCGGGGAAAGTGTGGTCATATTCATCAGGTGGTGCTTGGCTTTTAGGCGACACTTTGGAAAAAGCTGTGAAGATGCCCCTTGCCCAATATTTACAGGAAAAAATCTGGAAACCTTACGGTATGGTCAGTGACGGTGTATGGCACAGCTATCAAAAAGGAAAGCATGATACCGGCGCTCACGGTTTCAATGCGACACTGGAAGATTGGGGAAAATTCGGACAATTTGTACTTTATAACGGTTTCCTTCCCGAAGTCAAAACGATACTGCCTGATCATTGGGTTGTTAATGCGCGCACATGGAACAAAGCAACAAATTCCGTTACGGAAAATCATCCGGAAGGAAGTTACGGGTTTGAATGGTGGAACAATGCCGTGCCTCAATCAGCAGAAAATGTTTCGCCAAAACTTGGTCTGAGCAGTTCGGAAACAATGTGGGGCTTGGGAATTTACGGGCAGATGCTGGTCGTCAACCAGCAGGAGAATATGGTGTTTGTCCAGTGGTCGACATGGGAAAAAGCCGAACCATCTTTTTCTGCCGAGCCACTTGAAGCTTCATTGATGTTCAATGCAATTTCGAACAGTCTCAACCAATAA
- the coaBC gene encoding bifunctional phosphopantothenoylcysteine decarboxylase/phosphopantothenate--cysteine ligase CoaBC: protein MASITIRNLPDEAKEKLRLNAAKNKRSMEEEARHLLMSGNNGEIFPEKPSAKEVQSLQSKTIVLIITGGIAAYKALDLIRRLKERGANVTVVMTKAATEFVTPLAAGSLSGGHVFTDLFQRQDEHDIGHIRLARSADLIVVAPATADRIAKMANGIADDLAGAVLLAANSPVLIAPAMNPAMWNHPATQRNVERLLADGIKMIGPDRGEMAERGEAGRGRMSEPLEIVAAVESIIGFSEKPLSGKHIIVTSGPTHEPIDPVRYLANRSSGKQGHAIAAALHHLGARVTLVSGPVSIPDPYGVETIHVETAMEMLEAVKRALPADGAIFVAAVADWRSAESATQKIKKQSGQSAPTLTMVENPDILATIGHAANRPKLVIGFAAETNDLIENAKKKLDRKGADFILANDVSVDKDGNSIMGGDYNRISCVSRDAVEAWPKMNKEEVAKKLGEKIATFFS from the coding sequence ATGGCGAGTATCACAATTCGCAATTTACCGGATGAAGCGAAGGAAAAACTTCGTCTCAACGCTGCAAAAAACAAGCGTTCTATGGAAGAAGAAGCACGACATTTATTGATGTCCGGTAATAATGGTGAAATATTTCCGGAAAAACCCAGCGCCAAAGAAGTGCAATCATTGCAATCAAAAACAATAGTCCTCATTATAACGGGAGGCATTGCGGCTTATAAAGCGCTTGATCTCATTCGCCGACTAAAAGAGCGCGGAGCAAATGTTACTGTTGTGATGACCAAAGCGGCAACAGAATTTGTTACTCCGCTTGCCGCGGGCAGCCTTTCGGGCGGCCATGTTTTTACCGATCTTTTTCAACGCCAGGATGAACATGATATTGGCCATATCAGGCTCGCCCGCTCTGCCGACCTGATTGTTGTTGCCCCTGCGACAGCAGACCGGATTGCAAAAATGGCAAATGGTATTGCTGACGATCTAGCAGGAGCTGTTCTCCTTGCGGCCAATTCACCGGTTCTTATTGCACCGGCGATGAATCCGGCAATGTGGAACCATCCGGCAACACAACGCAATGTCGAGCGTTTACTCGCAGACGGAATCAAAATGATTGGTCCCGATCGTGGAGAGATGGCCGAACGGGGCGAAGCCGGACGGGGGCGTATGAGCGAACCGCTCGAAATTGTTGCGGCTGTCGAATCCATTATCGGGTTTTCGGAAAAACCGCTGTCGGGCAAACATATCATTGTTACATCTGGCCCTACCCACGAACCGATAGATCCGGTGCGCTATCTTGCCAACCGCTCTTCAGGCAAACAGGGGCACGCAATTGCCGCAGCACTCCACCATCTTGGCGCCCGTGTCACACTCGTTTCCGGACCCGTCAGCATTCCCGACCCGTATGGTGTTGAAACAATTCATGTTGAAACGGCAATGGAGATGCTTGAAGCGGTCAAACGCGCCTTGCCTGCCGATGGTGCCATATTTGTTGCTGCCGTTGCCGATTGGCGCAGCGCCGAAAGTGCAACGCAAAAAATCAAAAAACAGTCAGGCCAATCTGCTCCCACATTAACAATGGTCGAAAATCCGGATATTCTTGCCACAATCGGCCATGCTGCAAACCGGCCGAAACTCGTTATCGGTTTTGCCGCAGAGACCAATGATCTTATCGAAAATGCAAAAAAGAAGCTTGATAGAAAAGGCGCAGATTTCATTCTGGCCAACGATGTTTCTGTCGATAAAGATGGAAACAGCATTATGGGGGGAGATTATAACAGAATTTCATGTGTGAGCCGTGACGCTGTCGAAGCGTGGCCGAAAATGAACAAAGAAGAAGTTGCTAAAAAACTAGGCGAAAAAATAGCAACATTTTTTTCGTGA